A genome region from Populus alba chromosome 5, ASM523922v2, whole genome shotgun sequence includes the following:
- the LOC118029353 gene encoding phosphatidylinositol 4-phosphate 5-kinase 1 — protein MREGHIVDEVTGVVSTTKKKKSGELDNTTTNNKQLDKVILLVADQDIIKQAAIPPLPIVVGRARSQSATRRVTPATTVVTASSSSGTTVEKHLPNGDLYIGSFSGHAPHGSGKYIWTDGCMYEGEWRRGKASGKGKFSWPSGATFEGGFKSGRMEGSGTFIGSDGDTYRGSWSSDRKHGHGQKRYANGDFYEGTWKKNFQDGQGRYVWKNGNEYVGEWKNGVISGRGVLIWANGNRYDGQWENGVPKGNGVFTWPDGSCYIGNLNDNSKDIKGQQLNGTFYPGNGNECCLKGNKSDLVLTTTTTRKRSSVDGGRGSGMNFPRICIWESDGEAGDITCDIVDNVEAEMIYRDGLGLDRDGIRQFRRAPCCFSGGEVKKPGLPISKGHKNYDLTLNLQLGIRYSVGKHAQILRDLKPSDFDPKEKFWTRFPPEGSKITPPHQSSDFRWKDYCPVVFRRLRELFQVDPADYMLAICGNDALRELSSPGKSGSFFYLTQDDRFMIKTVKKSEVKVLIRMLPSYYQHVCRYENSLVTKFFGVHCVKPIGGPKTRFIVMGNLFCSEYRIHRRFDLKGSSHGRTADKPEGEIDETTTLKDLDLNFVFHLQRNWFQELIEQIDRDCEFLEAEKIMDYSLLVGLHFRDDNNYDKMGLSPFLLRSGKKDSYRNEKFMRGCRFLEAELQDMDRVLSGRKSLIRLGANMPATAERMVRRSDFDQYTPGGFSHLTPSRSDEVYEVVLYFGIIDILQDYDISKKLEHAYKSFQADPTSISAVDPKLYSKRFRDFIGRIFIEDR, from the exons ATGCGTGAAGGACATATCGTTGATGAGGTAACCGGCGTCGTTTCAAccacaaagaagaagaaatcaggAGAGCTAGACAatactactactaataataagCAGCTAGATAAGGTTATACTACTCGTGGCAGACCAAGATATCATAAAACAAGCAGCTATTCCACCACTACCCATTGTTGTTGGCCGCGCTCGATCCCAATCCGCCACCCGCCGTGTCACTCCTGCCACCACGGTCGTCACTGCCAGCAGCTCGTCAGGCACCACTGTAGAAAAGCACCTCCCGAACGGGGATCTCTACATCGGATCGTTCTCGGGTCACGCGCCACACGGATCCGGGAAGTACATCTGGACCGACGGGTGCATGTACGAAGGCGAGTGGCGCCGCGGAAAAGCATCTGGGAAAGGGAAATTCTCTTGGCCTTCAGGAGCTACTTTTGAAGGGGGATTTAAGTCGGGTCGGATGGAAGGATCCGGCACTTTTATCGGATCCGACGGGGACACGTACCGCGGGTCATGGAGCTCCGATCGAAAACATGGGCATGGGCAGAAAAGGTACGCGAATGGAGATTTCTATGAAGGGACATGGAAGAAGAATTTTCAAGACGGGCAAGGGAGGTATGTGTGGAAAAATGGGAATGAGTATGTTGGTGAGTGGAAAAACGGCGTCATTTCAGGGAGAGGAGTTTTGATTTGGGCTAATGGGAATAGATATGATGGGCAATGGGAAAATGGAGTGCCGAAAGGGAATGGGGTGTTTACATGGCCAGACGGGAGCTGTTATATTGGGAACTTGAATGATAATAGCAAGGATATAAAAGGACAGCAATTGAATGGCACATTTTATCCTGGGAATGGGAACGAGTGTTGTTTAAAAGGGAACAAGAGTGATTTGGTTTTAACCACTACAACGACGAGGAAGAGATCGTCAGTTGATGGAGGGCGAGGGAGTGGGATGAATTTTCCTAGGATTTGTATTTGGGAAAGTGATGGGGAAGCTGGTGATATTACCTGTGATATTGTTGATAATGTTGAAGCAGAGATGATTTATCGAGATGGTTTAGGGTTGGATCGAGATGGGATTAGACAGTTTAGAAGGGCCCCCTGTTGTTTTAGTGGTGGAGAGGTTAAGAAACCCGGCCTTCCCATCTCGAAAGGGCATAAGAATTATGATTTGACGCTTAATTTGCAATTGGGTATTAg GTATTCTGTTGGGAAGCATGCCCAGATTTTGAGGGATTTGAAGCCAAGTGATTTTGATCCTAAGGAGAAATTCTGGACGAGGTTTCCACCCGAAGGATCAAAAATTACACCTCCACACCAGTCTTCTGATTTTCGATGGAAGGATTACTGTCCTGTGGTGTTTAG ACGTTTGAGAGAGCTTTTTCAAGTAGATCCTGCTGATTACATGCTAGCTATTTGCGGCAATGATGCCCTTAGAGAGCTTTCTTCTCCAGGGAAGAGTGGAAGCTTCTTTTATCTTACTCAGGATGATAGGTTTATGATAAAGACAGTAAAGAAATCAGAAGTCAAG GTGCTTATTAGGATGCTTCCCAGTTATTACCAACATGTTTGCCGGTATGAAAATTCACTGGTGACAAAGTTCTTTGGTGTGCATTGTGTTAAACCGATTGGTGGACCAAAG ACCCGTTTCATTGTGATGGGCAATCTCTTCTGTTCAGAGTATAGAATACATCGAAGATTTGACCTGAAAGGATCCTCCCATGGCCGCACAGCAGATAAGCCTGAGGGTGAGATTGATGAAACCACAACTCTCAAGGACCTTGATCTCAACTTTGTTTTTCATCTACAGCGGAATTGGTTCCAGGAGCTTATCGA GCAAATTGATCGTGATTGTGAATTTTTGGAAGCTGAGAAAATCATGGATTATAGTCTCTTGGTTGGTCTACACTTCCGTGATGACAATAATTATGACAAAATGGGATTGTCACCATTTCTTTTGCGTTCTG GAAAGAAGGATTCATATCGAAATGAAAAGTTCATGCGTGGGTGTCGCTTTCTTGAAGCAGAGCTACAAGACATGGATCGGGTTTTATCTGGCAG GAAATCTCTAATAAGATTGGGAGCAAACATGCCAGCAACGGCAGAGCGGATGGTGAGAAGGAGTGATTTTGATCAGTACACCCCTGGTGGATTTAGCCATTTGACCCCTTCTCGTAGTGACGAAGTCTACGAAGTGGTCCTTTATTTTGGAATTATTGATATCTTACAAGACTATGATATTAGCAAGAAGTTGGAGCATGCCTACAAATCCTTTCAAGCAGACCCTACCTCAATCTCAGCAGTAGATCCAAAACTCTATTCAAAGAGGTTCCGGGATTTCATTGGGAGAATATTTATAGAAGACAGGTAG